From Methylomonas sp. EFPC3, a single genomic window includes:
- a CDS encoding IS110 family transposase, with translation MPLILEDAENSLPPLSRELFAEMYECLSKLDNDIHAQDRRINRLCQQNTLSRRFLDVPGIGPITATIMASDIGEGKGYAKSRDYAASLGVVPRQHSSGDKQVLLGISKRGNRYLRTLLIHGARSVIKCCSGKTDPLSRWLQSLVERRGFNKAAVALANKNARVLWAMATQDKTYQTVTA, from the coding sequence TTGCCACTAATTTTGGAAGATGCCGAAAATAGTTTGCCCCCGTTAAGCCGCGAATTGTTTGCAGAAATGTATGAATGTCTCAGTAAGCTGGATAACGACATCCATGCGCAAGATAGACGAATAAACCGCTTATGTCAGCAAAACACCCTCAGTCGCCGATTCCTTGATGTCCCTGGCATCGGTCCGATAACCGCGACGATCATGGCATCCGATATCGGCGAAGGTAAGGGCTATGCGAAAAGCCGGGATTATGCCGCAAGCCTTGGCGTGGTGCCACGACAGCATAGTAGCGGCGATAAGCAGGTTTTGCTTGGAATCAGTAAGCGCGGCAATCGCTACCTTCGCACCTTGCTGATCCACGGAGCTAGGTCTGTGATCAAATGCTGCAGTGGCAAGACAGACCCACTCAGCCGATGGCTTCAGTCTTTGGTGGAACGACGCGGTTTTAACAAAGCCGCCGTAGCGTTGGCAAACAAAAATGCCCGTGTGCTATGGGCGATGGCTACCCAAGATAAAACATACCAAACAGTTACGGCTTAA